The Capsicum annuum cultivar UCD-10X-F1 chromosome 1, UCD10Xv1.1, whole genome shotgun sequence sequence gAATTGACCATAGGGTTGTGCATTGTATATTGGATATGTCGGTAGGGGAATACAATATAATTGATTTTGGGAAAGATTCTGTGGAACTTGGGTATAAgcttgggtttgagcctgtggGTAATGATAGTGTGGTCCTCTTGCCCGTGcctgttgtccaactacaatGGCAGATGTATCTTCCCCATACTTCTTCCCTCTGATatttcccaaacctttttgaattgcttgagttgctttcaatgttgcaaaacttaCAGTgtggccggtcttaattccatcctctatcatctcccccattttgaggacctcaataaatggcttgcctaatgcagctAACAAGTGTTGatcatatgtttcatcctgcgcttgaataaacacctccactatcttactttttttcattggcggtttcaccctagcagcttgttcacgccatctaatcccatactctctgaaagtttcagtactctttttcttcatattagttaggaAATTCTCGTCAGGAATTAACTCCATATTGTATTAGAATTGTTGCACGAATTCATTAgccaggtcatcccaactattccacttgttgatgtcttggtcaacaTACCATTCTGAAGCTAGGCTTGAAAGACTTTCgtcgaaataagccatgagtagttcttccttccctccagcgcctcttaattggttacaatagcaCCTCAAATATTCCACTGGGTCCCCAtgtccatcatatttcttaaaatttggcattttaaaaccaaaaggaagatgaacccatggaaacatgcacagatctttatatgagacacttttataCCCCCCAAGTACCTGTAGGTCTTTCttagccagttccaaacttctcaattttctagtTATTTCCTATTGTTCTTCTgttataacaggcttctcagtgttaagagAAAAATCAGGGCGGGTGAGTATAGCCATAAGGAttagtcgacttaaatgtgggcttAACAACATGATGTTGATtagcaaaaatattcaatacaggctctCTCAAAGAGTGGGGAGGCATAACTTATGGATAAACCTTAAAAGTAGGAGCTTCGGGTGGGGGTGGTGCTGTAAAAACATGAACAGTGGGTGGAGCCGAGCATATGGTAgctttgtgttgaggagtgaggaaatgaatattggaagggtttggatagtgttgccccGGAGTAGATCCTGATGCATGTGGTAACGTGTCAACAACAataggaaattgtgcatgtgacactagaggcaagctagaaagatattccaaatTATCAGTGGTAAATGGAGGAGGcagcaacccattagcccaagatcgatgcatttctatcagtTGCTACCTTAATatccgaatctcttcattagcttccAAATTCTCATTCCTCGAACTCCTTATCTGATCAGTGGaaacaaacttggtatccttgttggccatatctttctctgtgacttggtgcaatatggaggaccagccaaaattccacaaaccaaccaccttaaactaactgaacaagagatagcaaatgcgttagaattCAATActttttttcaaaaccttttttttaaaaggtcaccgaacccaaaagtggtgcctacgtatctcactcctgaaagaagagaatcaggtgtgcatagttcgtgaaaTCTTGCAAAAATGGCCAactaaactcttttttcttttttttctttttcttgaaactttaaaaagaaaaggaaataacaaattatcaaaagaattgatgaaaatccttttgcattttcaagtttaaactccctatacaaaatgaaacctatgattaccaaggagaaatcttttttgggtttttgatttttaattttatatgaaaatgaaacttgaacctattaaagaaaaatcttttttgtagttttcttttaaagatgtatatgaaacacctactctaataaagagtgaagaaaatcttcttctttttgaatctTTCAAATAAGATCATTGAACCAagaataggttgcctacgtatctcactcccgagagaggagaatcagggatgcatagtttgtccagattggataattaaggattaaatgGCAAACTAAAACCTGAATTGAGAGACAAAACTAAAGACAGACGAtgaaaattaaatcttttttgggtttttaattagaaactaacactaacaactatgaaagaaaaaatctttttgatattttcattatataataatgtacaaagctcctattgaaaggaaaaaaaattctttgaaatttttgaattgtgaatgcttactaaagaaataaaaggaattttttttaacgtttttgattttttgggaaattagtgcaaaaagtaaatttttttttttttttgaatttttgaattgtgaaaaacaaaagccataaagaaccctaaaaactaccaaatctcttttttcactctttttttcttccttttttcaacaattttcttccTACACATTTTGCTTCTAACCCATGCTtttgcccaaatcagtctgtcaaatgaccttgTTACCCTCAACGATGcaatatttagcacgtagggatgctttagaggtgagtttcctacaaatgaccaagtgggccccgctaggtcttcaatatgatgcacataagcatgacctaaaggttggCCTACATTGGgattcactaacaaggctatttagggagcgtatggtcgatagtggctgctttactttccacctactccataacaccgacggctccccctaaaataagggtaacTTAAGAGGTCATGTACAACACGtatactacggacttgttgcagaaataatgacttgggttatgcacatgatgtcagatataaaacggtaacacataagataaaaacaataaacaaaaagcACATAGGCACTCAACAGTGataatacaataacacaaaacaacacaaacaaaatgtctatacacctatagtgccaaactaagccgatacaactccaaaataagctcgaattctaaaaagtccccagcagagtcgccagagatgtcacacccctttttaattccaaaatgttcgattttaagtttcaaaaaggtttttattattaaagtgacaaaatgaagatttttcCCAAAAAAAGATTACGtgtacattcaaaactcagagtcgtcacttggcataactgggtgtgccaagtcacctttggaaaatccttttcaaaatgatttgactctttaaattggtttgcgaacagagattccggctaaggaattctgttgaccgaggggaaggtgttaggcacccctcgatctcatggttcgaccacgatcgcttgatGAAGTGTATCGACAAATTTTGACTCTAAAAATGTATGAACCACATAAACACAAAacacaagcaaacaaacaaatcaaacaaaatttaaaactgaaatgaTGTCCAGTCTGAATTATACAttcccaaagataagaaaatacaaaaatataaatcttattctagactgatcctaaactatgctctaatgcttacccgatgcctcgggccttcctcACAAATGTCTTCCGCCAATATAGTAcatcgaggcattccccggtgaataaatacaatgtgtctcagGGCATTCCNNNNNNNNNNNNNNNNNNNNNNNNNNNNNNNNNNNNNNNNNNNNNNNNNNNNNNNNNNNNNNNNNNNNNNNNNNNNNNNNNNNNNNNNNNNNNNNNNNNNNNNNNNNNNNNNNNNNNNNNNNNNNNNNNNNNNNNNNNNNNNNNNNNNNNNNNNNNNNNNNNNNNNNNNNNNNNNNNNNNNNNNNNNNNNNNNNNNNNNNNNNNNNNNNNNNNNNNNNNNNNNNNNNNNNNNNNNNNNNNNNNNNNNNNNNNNNNNNNNNNNNNNNNNNNNNNNNNNNNNNNNNNNNNNNNNNNNNNNNNNNNNNNNNNNNNNNNNNNNNNNNNNNNNNNNNNNNNNNNNNNNNNNNNNNNNNNNNNNNNNNNNNNNNNNNNNNNNNNNNNNNNNNNNNNNNNNNNNNNNNNNNNNNNNNNNNNNNNNNNNNNNNNNNNNNNNNNNNNNNNNNNNNNNNNNNNNNNNNNNNNNNNNNNNNNNNNNNNNNNNNNNNNNNNNNNNNNNNNNNNNNNNNNNNNNNNNNNNNNNNNNNNNNNNNNNNNNNNNNNNNNNNNNNNNNNNNNNNNNNNNNNNNNNNNNNNNNNNNNNNNNNNNNNNNNNNNNNNNNNNNNNNNNNNNNNNNNNNNNNNNNNNNNNNNNNNNNNNNNNNNNNNNNNNNNNNNNNNNNNNNNNNNNNNNNNNNNNNNNNNNNNNNNNNNNNNNNNNNNNNNNNNNNNNNNNNNNNNNNNNNNNNNNNNNNNNNNNNNNNNNNNNNNNNNNNNNNNNNNNNNNNNNNNNNNNNNNNNNNNNNNNNNNNNNNNNNNNNNNNNNNNNNNNNNNNNNNNNNNNNNNNNNNNNNNNNNNNNNNNNNNNNNNNNNNNNNNNNNNNNNNNNNNNNNNNNNNNNNNNNNNNNNNNNNNNNNNNNNNNNNNNNNNNNNNNNNNNNNNNNNNNNNNNNNNNNNNNNNNNNNNNNNNNNNNNNNNNNNNNNNNNNNNNNNNNNNNNNNNNNNNNNNNNNNNNNNNNNNNNNNNNNNNNNNNNNNNNNNNNNNNNNNNNNNNNNNNNNNNNNNNNNNNNNNNNNNNNNNNNNNNNNNNNNNNNNNNNNNNNNNNNNNNNNNNNNNNNNNNNNNNNNNNNNNNNNNNNNNNNNNNNNNNNNNNNNNNNNNNNNNNNNNNNNNNNNNNNNNNNNNNNNNNNNNNNNNNNNNNNNNNNNNNNNNNNNNNNNNNNNNNNNNNNNNNNNNNNNNNNNNNNNNNNNNNNNNNNNNNNNNNNNNNNNNNNNNNNNNNNNNNNNNNNNNNNNNNNNNNNNNNNNNNNNNNNNNNNNNNNNNNNNNNNNNNNNNNNNNNNNNNNNNNNNNNNNNNNNNNNNNNNNNNNNNNNNNNNNNNNNNNNNNNNNNNNNNNNNNNNNNNNNNNNNNNNNNNNNNNNNNNNNNNNNNNNNNNNNNNNNNNNNNNNNNNNNNNNNNNNNNNNNNNNNNNNNNNNNNNNNNNNNNNNNNNNNNNNNNNNNNNNNNNNNNNNNNNNNNNNNNNNNNNNNNNNNNNNNNNNNNNNNNNNNNNNNNNNNNNNNNNNNNNNNNNNNNNNNNNNNNNNNNNNNNNNNNNNNNNNNNNNNNNNNNNNNNNNNNNNNNNNNNNNNNNNNNNNNNNNNNNNNNNNNNNNNNNNNNNNNNNNNNNNNNNNNNNNNNNNNNNNNNNNNNNNNNNNNNNNNNNNNNNNNNNNNNNNNNNNNNNNNNNNNNNNNNNNNNNNNNNNNNNNNNNNNNNNNNNNNNNNNNNNNNNNNNNNNNNNNNNNNNNNNNNNNNNNNNNNNNNNNNNNNNNNNNNNNNNNNNNNNNNNNNNNNNNNNNNNNNNNNNNNNNNNNNNNNNNNNNNNNNNNNNNNNNNNNNNNNNNNNNNNNNNNNNNNNNNNNNNNNNNNNNNNNNNNNNNNNNNNNNNNNNNNNNNNNNNNNNNNNNNNNNNNNNNNNNNNNNNNNNNNNNNNNNNNNNNNNNNNNNNNNNNNNNNNNNNNNNNNNNNNNNNNNNNNNNNNNNNNNNNNNNNNNNNNNNNNNNNNNNNNNNNNNNNNNNNNNNNNNNNNNNNNNNNNNNNNNNNNNNNNNNNNNNNNNNNNNNNNNNNNNNNNNNNNNNNNNNNNNNNNNNNNNNNNNNNNNNNNNNNNNNNNNNNNNNNNNNNNNNNNNNNNNNNNNNNNNNNNNNNNNNNNNNNNNNNNNNNNNNNNNNNNNNNNNNNNNNNNNNNNNNNNNNNNNNNNNNNNNNNNNNNNNNNNNNNNNNNNNNNNNNNNNNNNNNNNNNNNNNNNNNNNNNNNNNNNNNNNNNNNNNNNNNNNNNNNNNNNNNNNNNNNNNNNNNNNNNNNNNNNNNNNNNNNNNNNNNNNNNNNNNNNNNNNNNNNNNNNNNNNNNNNNNNNNNNNNNNNNNNNNNNNNNNNNNNNNNNNNNNNNNNNNNNNNNNNNNNNNNNNNNNNNNNNNNNNNNNNNNNNNNNNNNNNNNNNNNNNNNNNNNNNNNNNNNNNNNNNNNNNNNNNNNNNNNNNNNNNNNNNNNNNNNNNNNNNNNNNNNNNNNNNNNNNNNNNNNNNNNNNNNNNNNNNNNNNNNNNNNNNNNNNNNNNNNNNNNNNNNNNNNNNNNNNNNNNNNNNNNNNNNNNNNNNNNNNNNNNNNNNNNNNNNNNNNNNNNNNNNNNNNNNNNNNNNNNNNNNNNNNNNNNNNNNNNNNNNNNNNNNNNNNNNNNNNNNNNNNNNNNNNNNNNNNNNNNNNNNNNNNNNNNNNNNNNNNNNNNNNNNNNNNNNNNNNNNNNNNNNNNNNNNNNNNNNNNNNNNNNNNNNNNNNNNNNNNNNNNNNNNNNNNNNNNNNNNNNNNNNNNNNNNNNNNNNNNNNNNNNNNNNNNNNNNNNNNNNNNNNNNNNNNNNNNNNNNNNNNNNNNNNNNNNNNNNNNNNNNNNNNNNNNNNNNNNNNNNNNNNNNNNNNNNNNNNNNNNNNNNNNNNNNNNNNNNNNNNNNNNNNNNNNNNNNNNNNNNNNNNNNNNNNNNNNNNNNaatgattttgttcttgagagaaagtgaggaaaaatgACATAATAGGGaatttagggcataatttcgtgtttagaggttgatctgggtcatggaaaaagaccttATTGCCcctaaaaagttttaaatttttgttactaAAAACCTAATTTGGGgacttggcgcgacgcggcgctatcaccccgtgtcactggaaactgacgatTGGAAACTGGGCTAATGGTACGACACGGCGCCATTGTGGTGCCTTACTAATTGCGAATTTTTacctttggcgcgatgcgccatgatcatggagtcacactggaaagtgacaattgggaaaaagGCTAGTAGCGCGACGCGATGGTATCACGTTGTCTCACCGGAAAATGACAACTGTCATTTGGACTGCCTCTGCGATGCGCtagagtaccaggtggtacactatcttactaaaatgtcTCTAACTCTTTGCCTGGGTATCTAAAAAATTCCacaggtataaaagtgtattcatctttaaagcaagtctttgacAATTTTGggtgaatttaagctaggtaaaactacggggtgttacattaactAATGCAAATTTAAACCATATCATACTTACGTAATTGATTAgtgaataaataatataaaagcgACTTGAAACCACAACGAGGTTACATATTCACATATTTTAACGCGAGACACCAGTAGCCAGGATAATTCTCAACGAACTAAAGGCCTCAAACTCAAAGCAAGGAGTATTAATACTGATATAAACTTGACTCCAAAACAAACAATATGTTCACATATTTACACTCAAATTGCTATAACTCCTCGAAATCAAAATTATATTCATCGGCAGAACAACGTAATCTCAGCCACcgtgaaaataaaatcatattttcgtagaactagaaaaaaatcaaagggaAGAATTCGCACCTTTTCCAATGCAGCAAAATCGGGACTTCAATGTCAAGTTCTTGGCGACTACAAACTCAGCTATGGGACTTCCAGCTTGgaccaaagaaaagaaaacaacaattttGAGACTTTTTGGGAGAATTTCTTACTTCGTAAACTCAATTTCTCTCCGTTTTCCTGTTGTTTTTTCACTCTTCTTCaaactctctttttctctcttaattttttctttctccttgatACCTAAAAATCTGCCTCTACAAACCTTTTCATTCGGCTATTTATAGGCTAAAATCCAGACTTCAAAGTCTGAATTTGAATCAAATTTAAGAAAACATGGgggaaattcaaaatttaaacccTCCAAACTTCTGAAAAGCGTCCAACTAGGAATCCATCAATGGCGGATTTGACCACATCTTGACTTTTTCGCACTAAAATAGTGCCCATTTTTGCAGTAACAGTGGATTCGACAGATTTTCTGGGTTGGGGAGATGGGCTGTGCAGAGAGTAAGTGGAGTTTGTCGTCTAGGGTTTAGCCATTAGGTGGTGGAGAAAGTAGAAGGAAGAAGAGAGAAGGAGAGGAGAAGGTCGATCGTATGGTTTTCTTTCTAGGGAAAGCTAATTGACACTATACACTGTGTTCCTTGGAAAAATAACACGCGTGATTGGATTTTGGGGAAAAGGAAAGTTCtgtttttaattttgagtttttgactaATTCTGATCCTTCCGATCTTTTGATCGGATGATTAAAAAACAAGTGttctaaaatataataataaaaaataataatatatatatatatatatgtgtgtgtgtgtttatatatatggacaaatataaaaaaaaagttgattttaaaagaaGCTATTTTTTATCTGTTTGATCTTTGTTCGgatgatttaaattaaataataataataataataataaaaataaaaataataagaataataattaaatatatagggtatatatgtaaatataaattataaggttgaaaattttgaatctctggattttaaaaaaaattataaattgacgGGCTAGATTAATTTGTGTTAGTCGGGTGATTTCGGACTGATTTTGATCTGTTCGATCTTTTGATCGGATGATCCTAAAAAGATTACTCttgaaaataatagtaaaaataagaaaaggaaaatgtATGTATATAcggataaatatatgaaaagtcaATTTTAAAACGACTATTTTATCCATTCAATATTTGATCGAACGgttcaaatttaatttaaagagaagagaaaagggagaaaaataaatatataattaaataaaaaaattatatatacctatatatatataaaaataactgaAAATTTTGGGATCATTTAAAATAAATCGATGGATCagtttaaattatatttgttgaGGTGGAATGGCAAAGCGGACATAGGAATTATGATGAGTTTCAGGCCAATTTTCAGGCTCTTGGATGAAACTTATAGAATAAGGGTTGGGTTcggatgaaataaaaattgaagttggATTAGTGTTGCCCCGAATACTCTTTTTCTGctgaaattaattttatcgatGCTTTCTGTTATCCCAAAATTTTAACGTATATAAATTACAGACATAATTTGTATAAGCGTTCAATTTAGTATCATTTGCGAtgtaatacatacatatatatgtttgcaaaaataagaatacaataaaatatatgtaaaaacaacaatataataaaataaaaatatttattttatataaaaaaaacatgcatatatatatgatcaCAATATcacccaaaagaaaataaataaaaaaatagaaagaatgcGAATGGGATTACCAAaagatatttttgtgattttgatattaaaatatttaattatatttaattaaaatattttatattatgataaaaaataaattcccttttattttaaaattttatagaaatagagaaaaaatatgaatcttatttcttatttaatttttaaaaattagttaggGCCAAGAACatcgataaaattaattagaGGGAAAGACGagacaaaattgggtgtcaaaaGTTGCCCCTGAGTGACCGAATATTTAGGTGAAAATTTTTGGGTAGTCACGTTGACGTAACCTATTTTGTCTCGGGCAAAACAAAATATTTGGATATGGTCAGTAGAAGTTCTGATCGTGGTGTGATATCGAAGTAGAGCATATGGCAGCTTCTCATGCCATTCCCTGTTACCGTCCACTATCTTTCTCATGATCCTCTTAATATTCTTATTTGCAGCTTCAACCGCTCTCTTCATTGCCATAGAATTTCGATGAGAGATCTTAAATCTTTTGCAAATCTCTCTCATCAGGTCGCTATTAAGATTGGTTCCATTATTCGTTATGATTGACTCTGGAATTCCAAACCGACAAACCAAGTTATTATGGATGAAATCTGCTACCACCTTCTTGGTTACGGCCTTATGTGTTGAggcctcaacccactttgtgaagtagtcgaTGGCGGCCAAGATAAAACAATGTCCATTAGATGTAGGAGGCTCTATTGTCCCAATAACATCCATGCCCTAAGCGGCAAATGGCCAAGAAGAACCCATCATATTGAACTTGTTTGGCGGAACTCATATAAAGTTTTCATGAACTTGACATTGGTGATATTTCTGTACGTATCGGATGCTATCCCTTTTCATAGTCATCCAAAAGTATCCAGCTCTCAAAATCTTCTTAGCAAGCATGAAACCGTTCGTGTGAGGTCCACAAGTTCCTGCATGTATCTCTTCTAACAATCTTGTGACTTTCGAGGCGTCGATGCATCATAACAATCCCAAGTCTGTAGTCCTCCTATACAGGATTTCCCCATCGAGAAAAAAGTGATTGTTCATCCTTCTTAAAGTTCTCTTCTGCATACCAGTAGCGCCTTCTGGATATTCTCCTACTTCAAGTAACCTCTCATAGTACCACGGCTTTTCATTTGGTTCTTTATCTACATGGAAACAGTATGTTTGTTGATCATGTATCTCCACCTTGATGGGATCGATATAATTCTTATCTGGATGCTGAATCATTGAGGATAGTGTCGCCAAGGCATCGGCAAACTCATTTTGAATTCGAGGGACATGCTTGAATTCAATCTTCGTAAACCTTTTACTCATCTTCTTAACACATTGCACATAAGGAAGGATTTTAACATTCTTGATGGTCCATTCTCCTTGCACCTGATGAATCAGCAAATTTGAATCTCGTATCACTAAAAGCTTTTTGATGTCCATGTCTACTTCCATCCTAAGTCTGAGAATGCAAACCTCATATTCTGTCATGTTGTTCATGCAAGAAAACCTAGTCTTCGCCTAGATTGGGTAATGTTTACCTATTATCAAAACTAAACTGCTCCAATTCCAACTCCTTTAAAGTTTGTTGCTCCATCGAAGAATATTCTCTACCCATCATACGGATCTGAGATGTCTTCTCCTGCAAATAATACCTTTTCATCTAGAAAGTAGGTACTGATCGGCATGTAATCCTGATCCACTAGATTTTCTACGAGGTGATCAGCTATAGCTTTCCCTTTGACGTCTTTTTGTGTTACATACACAATATCAAACTCGCTTACAAAAATCTACTATTTTGCCAATTTTACAGTAGGCATTGtattctgaaagatatacttgaGTGGATCCATTCTTGAAATCAAGTACGTGGTATATGCAGACACCGTCTCAACTTTTCCGCAACCCAATTTAATACGCAACAAGTTTGCTCCAACAACATATACCTTACTTCATACGGTGTGAACTTCTTACTTAGGTAGTAAATAGCTTGCTCCTTCCTCCCTGTATCATCATGTTGGCCTAACACACATCTAAATGTATTAACCATAACAGATAGATATAATAACAACGGTTTTATCGATTCTGGTGGAACCAATACTGGTGGGTTAGAAAAATACTCCATGATTTTGTCAAAAGCCTTCTAAGATTCTTCAGTTCATCCCGTGGCGGCATccttcttcaacaacttgaatattggTTCACAAATTATTGTGGACTGGGCTATGAATCGACTGATGTAATTGAGTCTTCCCAAGAAACTCATTAAGCCGTTTTTGGTCTTAGGAGGTGGTAAGTCTTGGATTGACTTTATCTTTGATGGATCCAACTCTATACCTCTCCTACTTACAATGAATCCCAAAAACTTTCTGACGGGAACTCCAAAGGTGCACTTGGCTGGATTCAACTTTAGGTCATACCTTcatagcctttcaaagaacttcaGTAAATCATCCAGGTGGTTCAAACTTCTTTTGGACTTGATAACGATGTCATCCTTGATCTCTTtttggatcatatcatggaaaaggGTAGTCATGGCTCTTATGTAAGTTGTATCGGCGTTCTTGACTCTAAACAACATTATCCTATAGCAGTACACTCCCCACGGAGTGATAAAGGTTGCCTTCTCTGCATCATTCTCATCCTTCAGGATTTGATGATATCCCACAAAATAATCAACAAATAATTGCAACTCATGTATAGTGCAGTTATCAATGAGAATGTGAATGTTCAGGAGAGGAAAATCATCCTTTAGACTAACCTTGATGAGATCCCCATAATCAACGCATATTCTTATCtttcctttcttcttcaataCTGGAACGATATTGTCTAGCCAGGTGGGATAAGTTATGACCCTCACAATGTTGgcttttatttgtttggtcacttttttcttaattgtCAAACTCAAATTGGGTTTGAATATCCTCGTCTTTTGCTTCACAGGCGGACATGCGAGGTTAGTTGGTAGTCGATGCGAGACGATATCAATGCTCAAACTAGGCATGTCATCGTAAAACCAAGCAAATAAATTGATGTATTGCTTGAGCAGACTAATCAATTCCTGCTTTCTTTCACCCTCCAAGTGTACACTGACTCGTGTTTACTTTGTCGTTTCTTCATTATCCAAATTGACAACTTTAGTTTTGTCCATAATAGGCTTCTTCTGACTTTAGAGTTGCTCAATCTCCTACGGCAAGTTTTCAGGCATCATGTTTTCATTGTAATTCTCATAATCTTGTTCATTGCTTGTATTTTGCTCAATAGATTCATTACATGTCATAATCGTGGAACGAGGATATTTCCACTCAAAAGTATAAGAAGAgagtaaagtaaatagatatcgaaaatagaaaaataagtttCGAAAATAAGGACTTTTATTAATAAAAGCACTGGGTTTGGCGAGAGGCAAGTAGCAAAAAGAGCTTTGGCATGATTCAAGCCTTAATTGAtcatacaaataaaataatttttaaaagtaacaACAATCCCACACTACCAAGACTCCTGTCGGAATAGGGATGGGCTAATGGTTCGATTCTGCAAGACTTCTCCAGGTTTAGCATCACGGATGGTAAGCTTCTTGAAATATATCTCTGGTTCTCCATTGATCACGGCCACAACTAGATTTCCTATTCCTTCTATGATATCTTCATCAACTATTTGACCTGAAACTGGGACTTGGGTTGGCACGAATACCGTTATTCCAAATCCTTCACTGTAGGCTTCTCCAAAAATGGGCTCATATCCAAGACCTGTAGAACCCCTCTGATGCTTCAGCTAGATTGGTTCAACTATACCATCGGCTCTTGGTCCTAGACCTGTCTTGGGCTGATACCCATATTTCAGCATCTCCAATGCAACTATCTTTTCAACACTCTAAATTTTTCCTCAAACTATTTCTATCTTCTCGTCGGTCCTTGTAGTTTGCATGATCTCCAGGGTATGGAAAGTGGCTCCATCTAACTCCTCGGTAACTGGGACTAAATTGACAGAATAGATGGGATGACTGAGCTATCTATGGACATTAACTTCTATGCGACCCCACTCAAACTTCACGCATTGATGAAGAGTGGAAGGAACGGCTCTTGCCATGTGGACCCATGGCCTTCCCAGCAGTAGGTTGTAGCTAGAAGATACATCCATgacctaaaataggatagaaaattCTGCTGGTCCTATCTACAGTTTCAAGTAAATTTCTCCAATGACACTCCTTTGCGACCCATCAAAGGCTCTGACCTTTACCCGACTCTTCCTTATATCTTCTATGTTGACACCCAAATCCCTTAGAGTGGAGAACGGATAAATGTTACAACCT is a genomic window containing:
- the LOC107859519 gene encoding uncharacterized protein LOC107859519; amino-acid sequence: MDIKKLLVIRDSNLLIHQVQGEWTIKNVKILPYVQCVKKMSKRFTKIEFKHVPRIQNEFADALATLSSMIQHPDKNYIDPIKVEIHDQQTYCFHVDKEPNEKPWYYERLLEVGEYPEGATGMQKRTLRRMNNHFFLDGEILYRRTTDLGLL